The following proteins are co-located in the Bacillota bacterium genome:
- the rpoB gene encoding DNA-directed RNA polymerase subunit beta, whose product MANAVTAGVRQRVSYSKIEEILQIPDLIEIQRESYNWFIHEGLAEMFKDISPIKDFTEVLLLEFIDHSLDTPKYTVDECKERDATYAAPLKVRVRLINKDTGEVKEQEVYMGDFPKMTENGTFIINGAERIIVSQLVRSPGAYFNSSIDPAGKRLFTGTLIPNRGAWLEFETDGNGIIWVRVDRTRKLPMTVLLRSIGFGTDAEILDLFGSEHPALNATLEKDHTDSFETGLLEVYKRLRPGEPANVDNAKSLFENLFFDPKRYDLAHVGRYKLNKKLSARRRIRYRKLAEPVVSTATGEILAEKGDVLTDELLERIYSEENPPAAFVVYSTDNEPVIVRDNGQPPKGINHVTKNDIVAVIGYLLNLMQDLGDTDDIDHLGNRRLRCVGELLQNQFRVGLSRMERVVKERMTIQDVDAITPQALINIRPVIAAIKEFFGSSQLSQFMDQTNPLAELSHKRRLSALGPGGLSRERAGFEVRDVHYSHYGRMCPIETPEGPNIGLIGQLSTFARVNRYGFVEAPYRKVDRAQGRVTDEIVYLTADDEDQYAIAQANAVLDDNGFFVHDSITVRLGSEILTRPPKEVDFMDVSPKQLVSVATSLIPFLENDDANRALMGANMQKQAVPLLVAESPLIGTGMESKVARDSGVVVLAVSPGVVEKVTADEVVVNRGDGGADVLINGMTKEQFPQATRNGLDIYRLTKFERSNQGTCVSQQPMVRRGDKVDIGSLLADGPSTKGGELALGRNVVVAFMTWEGYNYEDAILISEKLVQEDVFTSIHIEEYEAEARDTKLGPEEITRDIPNVSEDALKNLDSRGIIRVGAEVLPNDILVGKVTPKGETELTAEERLLRAIFGEKAREVRDTSLRVPHGESGRVVDVKVFTRENGDELSPGVNQLVRVFIAQKRKISVGDKMAGRHGNKGVIAKILPVEDMPFLPDGTPVEIVLNPLGVPSRMNIGQVLETHLGWAARALGFSVASPVFDGASEHDVFDALERAGFPRDGKTMLYDGRSGEPFDNRVTVGLVYMLKLAHLVDDKIHARSTGPYSLVTQQPLGGKAQFGGQRFGEMEVWALEAYGAAYTLQEILTVKSDDVVGRVKTYEAIVKGENIPEPGVPESFKVLVKELQSLSLDVKILAEGVDEIEIRESDDDDEPRELEVSLEHGDDDDDEDVIEDLDATELMDAETISPESPSEEESEEADELDDVLDPDLDRFAEMEDEFDDLDRSGGRKRTKKFTTDDDDDDNASEF is encoded by the coding sequence TTGGCCAATGCGGTCACAGCGGGTGTGCGCCAACGCGTCAGCTACTCCAAGATTGAAGAAATTTTGCAGATTCCCGACCTGATAGAAATTCAGCGGGAATCCTACAACTGGTTTATCCATGAGGGGTTGGCGGAAATGTTTAAGGACATTTCCCCAATTAAGGACTTTACAGAGGTGTTGCTCCTGGAGTTTATCGACCACAGTCTTGATACTCCTAAATATACTGTGGATGAATGTAAAGAACGGGATGCCACATATGCTGCCCCCCTGAAGGTCCGGGTGCGCCTGATCAACAAGGATACCGGCGAAGTCAAAGAACAGGAAGTCTATATGGGTGACTTCCCTAAGATGACCGAAAACGGAACTTTTATCATCAATGGCGCAGAGCGGATTATTGTCAGCCAATTGGTTCGGTCACCGGGGGCTTATTTTAACAGCTCTATTGACCCTGCCGGCAAGCGGTTGTTTACTGGAACATTGATTCCTAATCGTGGCGCCTGGTTGGAGTTCGAGACCGATGGTAACGGCATCATCTGGGTGCGGGTAGACCGGACGCGGAAACTGCCAATGACAGTGCTGCTCCGCAGTATCGGCTTTGGCACCGATGCAGAGATTTTAGACCTGTTTGGATCCGAACATCCTGCACTTAATGCTACTTTGGAAAAGGATCATACCGATTCCTTTGAAACCGGCTTGCTTGAGGTGTATAAACGTCTTCGCCCTGGCGAACCAGCCAACGTGGACAACGCGAAGTCTTTGTTTGAAAATTTGTTTTTTGACCCCAAGCGTTATGATCTGGCCCATGTCGGTCGATATAAGTTAAATAAAAAGCTCAGCGCCCGGCGGCGGATTCGTTACCGCAAACTGGCGGAGCCAGTTGTCTCAACCGCCACAGGCGAGATTTTGGCCGAGAAGGGCGATGTGCTGACCGATGAACTGTTGGAAAGGATTTATAGTGAAGAAAATCCGCCAGCAGCTTTTGTGGTGTACAGCACTGATAATGAGCCCGTGATCGTTCGGGATAACGGGCAGCCCCCCAAGGGTATAAACCATGTCACCAAAAATGATATTGTTGCTGTAATCGGCTATCTGCTCAACCTGATGCAGGACCTGGGCGATACCGACGACATAGACCACCTGGGCAACCGGCGTTTGCGCTGTGTCGGTGAGCTTTTGCAAAACCAGTTCCGGGTTGGATTGTCCCGGATGGAGCGTGTCGTCAAAGAACGGATGACGATTCAGGACGTGGATGCGATTACGCCTCAGGCGCTGATTAATATCCGTCCGGTAATTGCCGCCATCAAAGAGTTCTTTGGCAGTTCCCAGCTCTCCCAGTTCATGGATCAGACCAATCCCCTGGCCGAACTGAGTCATAAACGCCGCCTCAGCGCCCTTGGGCCTGGTGGTCTGAGCAGGGAACGGGCGGGATTTGAAGTCCGGGACGTGCACTATTCCCACTATGGTCGGATGTGCCCGATAGAAACTCCTGAGGGTCCCAACATCGGATTGATTGGACAGCTCAGCACTTTTGCCCGGGTCAACAGGTACGGCTTTGTCGAAGCTCCGTATCGCAAAGTGGACAGGGCTCAGGGTCGGGTCACTGACGAAATTGTATACCTGACTGCCGATGATGAAGATCAGTATGCAATCGCCCAGGCCAACGCAGTTTTAGACGATAACGGATTTTTTGTCCACGACTCAATTACCGTGCGTCTGGGGAGCGAGATTCTTACCCGCCCGCCCAAAGAGGTTGACTTTATGGACGTCTCGCCCAAACAATTGGTCAGCGTGGCCACCAGTTTGATTCCTTTCTTGGAAAACGACGATGCCAACCGGGCATTGATGGGGGCTAACATGCAGAAGCAGGCCGTGCCGCTGTTGGTGGCAGAGTCGCCGTTGATCGGCACAGGTATGGAGTCAAAAGTTGCCAGGGATTCCGGGGTTGTGGTTTTGGCTGTAAGCCCCGGGGTCGTGGAGAAGGTCACCGCCGATGAAGTGGTTGTCAACCGCGGCGACGGTGGCGCCGATGTTCTTATCAATGGCATGACCAAAGAGCAATTCCCCCAGGCTACCCGCAATGGTTTGGACATCTACCGCTTAACCAAATTTGAGCGCTCCAATCAAGGCACATGTGTTTCCCAGCAACCGATGGTGCGGCGAGGAGATAAGGTTGATATCGGTTCGTTATTGGCCGACGGACCTTCCACCAAAGGTGGCGAGCTCGCCTTGGGCCGCAATGTTGTGGTAGCGTTTATGACCTGGGAAGGCTATAACTATGAGGACGCAATCCTGATTAGCGAAAAACTAGTCCAGGAAGACGTATTTACATCAATTCATATAGAAGAATACGAAGCCGAGGCCCGGGACACAAAACTGGGTCCGGAAGAAATTACCCGGGATATTCCCAATGTTAGCGAGGATGCCCTCAAAAACTTAGACAGCCGCGGTATCATTCGTGTCGGCGCCGAAGTGCTGCCCAATGATATCCTTGTCGGCAAGGTAACGCCGAAGGGTGAGACCGAACTCACTGCGGAAGAGCGGCTGCTTAGGGCAATCTTTGGCGAGAAAGCCCGGGAAGTTCGCGACACCTCCTTGCGGGTTCCCCATGGTGAGTCAGGGCGTGTTGTCGATGTCAAAGTCTTCACCCGGGAAAACGGTGATGAACTTTCCCCTGGTGTCAATCAGTTGGTTCGCGTGTTTATTGCCCAGAAGCGCAAGATTTCTGTGGGCGATAAAATGGCGGGCCGCCATGGAAACAAAGGGGTTATCGCCAAAATTCTGCCAGTTGAGGATATGCCCTTCCTGCCCGATGGCACACCAGTGGAAATTGTGCTCAATCCTCTAGGGGTTCCCTCTCGGATGAACATCGGTCAGGTCCTCGAAACTCACTTGGGCTGGGCGGCCAGGGCCTTGGGCTTTAGTGTGGCCAGTCCGGTCTTCGACGGGGCGTCAGAGCACGATGTCTTCGATGCCCTGGAACGGGCGGGCTTCCCCCGAGACGGCAAAACGATGCTCTATGACGGTCGCAGCGGCGAGCCGTTTGATAACAGGGTTACAGTTGGTTTGGTTTATATGCTTAAACTGGCTCACCTTGTTGATGACAAAATCCACGCCCGCTCCACCGGGCCCTACTCGTTGGTTACCCAGCAACCCTTGGGCGGTAAAGCCCAGTTTGGCGGCCAGCGATTCGGTGAGATGGAAGTGTGGGCCTTAGAGGCATACGGCGCAGCCTATACCCTTCAGGAAATCCTCACCGTTAAGTCTGACGATGTCGTCGGGCGGGTGAAGACCTACGAAGCCATCGTCAAGGGCGAAAACATCCCCGAGCCCGGAGTGCCGGAATCGTTTAAGGTTCTGGTCAAAGAGCTTCAGAGTCTCAGCTTGGATGTGAAAATCCTGGCCGAGGGCGTCGATGAAATTGAGATCCGCGAGAGCGATGACGACGACGAGCCACGGGAACTGGAAGTCAGTCTCGAGCACGGTGACGATGATGATGACGAGGATGTCATCGAAGACTTGGACGCCACCGAGCTGATGGACGCTGAGACCATTTCCCCAGAGAGCCCGTCCGAGGAAGAGAGCGAAGAGGCCGACGAGTTGGACGATGTCCTCGACCCCGATTTGGACCGTTTCGCCGAAATGGAAGATGAATTTGACGATCTGGACCGCTCTGGAGGCCGCAAGCGCACTAAGAAGTTTACCACTGACGATGACGACGACGACAATGCTTCTGAATTTTGA
- a CDS encoding 50S ribosomal protein L7/L12 translates to MSKVQEVLEIVKGMTVLELSELVKACEEEFGVTAAAPMAMAAMPAAGGAAADAAEEQTEFDAVLASAGDQKIKVIKVVREITGLGLKEAKELVDNAPKPIKEKVSKEEAEEIKAKISEVGGSVEVK, encoded by the coding sequence ATGTCTAAAGTCCAAGAAGTTCTTGAAATCGTAAAAGGTATGACCGTACTGGAATTGTCCGAGCTGGTAAAAGCTTGTGAAGAGGAGTTTGGTGTAACTGCCGCTGCTCCTATGGCTATGGCTGCAATGCCCGCTGCTGGCGGCGCCGCTGCCGACGCTGCTGAAGAGCAAACAGAATTTGACGCAGTTCTCGCCTCTGCCGGCGACCAAAAGATCAAAGTTATCAAAGTCGTCCGCGAAATTACCGGTCTGGGACTTAAGGAAGCCAAGGAATTGGTTGACAATGCGCCCAAGCCCATTAAAGAAAAGGTCAGCAAAGAAGAAGCTGAAGAAATTAAAGCCAAAATTAGCGAAGTGGGCGGCAGCGTAGAAGTTAAGTAG
- a CDS encoding 50S ribosomal protein L10 — MSSASVLEAKQKIVAEIADRFERASAVVLTDYRGLDVAEVTELRRQLREAGVEFKVLKNTLTKFAAEQAGLDGLKDELVGPTAIAFSYEDPVAPARILSKYAKEHKKPALKIGVVEGKIIDAAGISALADLPSREVLLAQVLSGFQAPVSGFVNVLQGNLRNFAGVIDAIREQKETN, encoded by the coding sequence TTGAGTTCCGCTTCAGTATTAGAAGCAAAGCAAAAGATAGTTGCCGAAATTGCCGACCGTTTTGAACGGGCAAGCGCCGTTGTTCTCACCGATTACCGTGGTCTGGATGTGGCTGAAGTCACCGAACTGCGTCGTCAGTTACGTGAGGCCGGCGTTGAGTTCAAGGTGCTAAAGAACACGCTTACCAAGTTTGCTGCTGAACAAGCCGGACTGGACGGCTTGAAAGATGAGTTGGTTGGCCCGACAGCGATTGCCTTCAGTTATGAAGATCCGGTTGCGCCGGCACGGATTCTGAGCAAATATGCCAAAGAGCACAAAAAACCCGCGTTAAAAATCGGTGTGGTTGAAGGAAAGATTATCGACGCCGCCGGTATCAGCGCCCTGGCCGACCTTCCCAGCCGGGAGGTGCTTCTGGCCCAGGTTCTGTCCGGGTTCCAGGCGCCTGTTTCTGGCTTTGTCAACGTCTTGCAGGGTAACTTGCGTAATTTTGCCGGTGTCATCGACGCCATTCGTGAACAAAAAGAAACTAATTAA
- a CDS encoding 50S ribosomal protein L1 encodes MAKESKRIQESLKKFERTEYYGPKEALELVKDMASAKFDETIEVAFKLGVNPKHADQQVRGAVVLPHGTGKTARVVVFAKGEKAKEAEEAGADVVGEADLVTKIQGGWLDFDVAVATPDMMGTVGKLGRLLGPRGLMPNPKTGTVTMDVGRAVQEIKAGKIEYRVEKAGIIHAPIGKASFELEQLLGNFRTIIEALLKAKPAAAKGQYFRSITVSSTMGPGVKVSPQRAAAIDREI; translated from the coding sequence ATGGCCAAAGAAAGCAAGAGGATTCAAGAGAGTTTAAAGAAGTTTGAGCGCACCGAATATTACGGTCCTAAGGAAGCGCTGGAACTTGTAAAGGACATGGCTTCAGCCAAGTTTGATGAGACCATCGAAGTTGCTTTTAAGTTGGGCGTAAACCCCAAGCATGCTGATCAGCAGGTGCGGGGAGCGGTTGTCCTGCCCCACGGAACCGGCAAGACTGCCCGGGTTGTTGTATTCGCCAAAGGCGAAAAAGCCAAGGAAGCAGAAGAGGCTGGCGCTGATGTGGTCGGTGAAGCTGACTTGGTCACAAAAATTCAGGGTGGATGGCTTGATTTTGATGTGGCCGTCGCAACCCCTGACATGATGGGAACAGTTGGTAAACTTGGTCGGTTGCTTGGCCCCCGAGGCCTGATGCCCAACCCCAAGACCGGCACCGTCACCATGGATGTGGGGCGCGCAGTTCAGGAAATCAAAGCCGGTAAAATTGAGTACAGGGTCGAAAAAGCCGGAATCATTCATGCCCCAATCGGCAAGGCATCCTTCGAGCTGGAGCAATTGCTGGGCAACTTCCGCACAATCATTGAAGCCCTGCTCAAAGCCAAGCCCGCTGCTGCCAAAGGCCAGTACTTCCGTTCCATCACGGTTTCCTCAACCATGGGCCCTGGCGTTAAGGTCAGCCCGCAACGGGCAGCTGCCATCGACCGCGAAATTTAA
- the rplK gene encoding 50S ribosomal protein L11 produces the protein MPKKAIKVIKLQIPAGKANPAPPVGPALGQAGLNIMAFCKEFNEKTSKQAGLIIPVEITVYQDRSFSFITKTPPAAVLLKKAAGIEKASGEPNKVKVATVKRDQVKEIAELKKVDLNAADVEAAMRMVEGTARSMGIVVED, from the coding sequence ATGCCCAAAAAAGCGATTAAGGTAATCAAGCTGCAGATCCCTGCAGGCAAGGCCAACCCGGCTCCCCCGGTAGGACCCGCGTTGGGTCAGGCAGGTCTTAATATCATGGCCTTCTGTAAAGAGTTCAACGAAAAGACTTCCAAGCAGGCAGGCTTGATTATACCTGTGGAGATTACAGTCTATCAGGACCGTTCCTTCAGCTTTATTACCAAAACGCCGCCGGCCGCAGTCTTGTTGAAGAAAGCTGCCGGGATTGAAAAGGCTTCCGGTGAACCAAATAAGGTTAAGGTTGCCACAGTCAAACGCGATCAGGTAAAGGAAATTGCCGAGCTGAAAAAGGTCGATCTGAACGCAGCCGATGTAGAGGCCGCCATGCGGATGGTCGAAGGCACCGCCCGCAGCATGGGTATTGTTGTCGAGGATTAA
- the nusG gene encoding transcription termination/antitermination protein NusG: MEKKWYVIHTYSGYENKVKTNLEKRLVHMKMEDRIFRVLVPTQDEVEQKNNQMRTVHRKFFPGYVLVEMIMTDESWFVVRNTPGVTGFVGSGPRPIPLAEAELRNIMKRMGMKEPLVNLKFKVGDNVKINHGPFAGVVAVVQEVVPDKGKIKVSVSIFGRETPMEMDFDQVEPL, translated from the coding sequence ATGGAAAAAAAGTGGTATGTTATCCATACTTACTCCGGTTACGAGAACAAGGTCAAGACCAACCTGGAGAAGCGCCTGGTTCACATGAAAATGGAAGATCGGATTTTTCGCGTGCTAGTGCCTACCCAGGATGAGGTGGAGCAAAAAAACAATCAGATGCGAACGGTCCACCGAAAATTCTTTCCCGGCTATGTCTTGGTAGAAATGATTATGACCGACGAGTCTTGGTTTGTTGTGCGCAACACCCCTGGTGTTACCGGATTTGTGGGTTCAGGTCCCCGGCCAATTCCGTTGGCGGAGGCTGAATTGCGTAACATTATGAAGCGCATGGGCATGAAAGAACCGCTGGTCAACCTGAAGTTCAAAGTTGGCGACAATGTCAAGATTAACCACGGCCCATTTGCTGGCGTGGTCGCTGTTGTTCAAGAGGTTGTGCCCGACAAGGGCAAAATAAAGGTTTCCGTGTCGATATTTGGCCGTGAAACGCCAATGGAAATGGATTTTGATCAGGTAGAACCGCTGTAG
- the secE gene encoding preprotein translocase subunit SecE: protein MGKIINFFKDVRRELKKVVWPNRQELTTYTSVVLVTVGVVTLIVWVLDSLYLGVLDLIF, encoded by the coding sequence ATGGGGAAAATAATTAATTTCTTTAAAGATGTCCGCCGTGAGTTAAAAAAGGTTGTGTGGCCCAATCGGCAGGAGCTCACCACTTATACATCGGTGGTTTTAGTGACTGTTGGCGTGGTCACGCTGATTGTCTGGGTACTGGATAGTCTGTATCTGGGCGTGCTTGATTTAATTTTCTAG
- the rpmG gene encoding 50S ribosomal protein L33, whose translation MRVIVTLACNDCKQRNYTTTKNKKNTPDRIELKKFCRFCRQQTVHKETK comes from the coding sequence ATGCGGGTAATTGTTACCTTGGCCTGCAATGATTGCAAGCAGCGCAATTATACAACCACCAAGAATAAGAAAAACACCCCTGATCGGATTGAACTGAAAAAATTCTGCCGTTTTTGCCGGCAGCAAACCGTTCATAAAGAAACCAAGTAG
- the tuf gene encoding elongation factor Tu, with protein MAKQKFERTKPHINVGTIGHVDHGKTTLTAAITYVLAQKGLSAQVEFDQIDKAPEEKARGITISTAHVEYETENRHYAHVDCPGHADYVKNMITGAAQMDGAILVVSAADGPMPQTREHILLARQVDVPNIVVFLNKVDMVDDEELLELVEMEVRELLSEYDFPGDDIPVVRGSALKALEDPDGEWADKIMELMSAVDEYIPQPERDVDKPFLMPIEDVFTITGRGTVVTGRVERGQIKTGDEVEIVGMAEASRKTVCTGVEMFRKLLDYAEAGDNIGALLRGVDRKDVQRGQVLAKPGSIKPATNFKAQVYVLSKEEGGRHTAFFNGYRPQFYFRTTDVTGVIKLEEGVEMVMPGDNVNLEIELITPIGVEEGLRFAIREGGRTVGAGAVTALI; from the coding sequence TTGGCAAAGCAAAAGTTTGAACGCACAAAGCCGCATATCAACGTCGGCACCATCGGTCACGTTGACCACGGCAAAACCACTTTGACCGCTGCCATTACATACGTACTGGCACAGAAGGGTCTTTCTGCACAAGTTGAGTTTGATCAAATCGACAAGGCTCCTGAAGAAAAAGCAAGGGGCATCACAATCTCCACCGCGCACGTTGAGTATGAGACTGAAAACCGTCATTATGCCCACGTTGACTGCCCCGGTCACGCCGACTACGTCAAAAACATGATTACCGGTGCTGCTCAGATGGACGGTGCGATTCTCGTTGTTTCCGCCGCTGACGGTCCCATGCCCCAAACCCGTGAGCACATTCTGCTGGCCCGCCAGGTTGACGTTCCCAACATTGTTGTGTTCCTGAACAAAGTGGACATGGTTGATGATGAGGAACTACTGGAACTGGTAGAAATGGAAGTTCGCGAACTTCTCAGCGAGTATGATTTCCCCGGTGACGACATCCCAGTTGTCAGGGGCAGCGCCCTCAAGGCTCTCGAAGATCCCGATGGCGAATGGGCCGACAAAATCATGGAACTGATGTCCGCTGTGGACGAGTATATTCCCCAGCCCGAGCGTGATGTAGATAAGCCGTTCCTGATGCCCATCGAAGACGTTTTCACCATCACTGGTCGCGGTACTGTTGTTACTGGCCGTGTTGAGCGTGGTCAAATCAAGACTGGCGACGAGGTTGAGATTGTCGGTATGGCAGAAGCATCTCGCAAGACCGTATGTACCGGTGTTGAGATGTTCCGTAAGCTGCTGGACTATGCAGAAGCCGGCGACAACATTGGCGCCCTGTTGCGTGGTGTCGACCGCAAGGATGTTCAGCGTGGTCAGGTTCTGGCCAAGCCGGGCAGCATTAAGCCTGCCACCAATTTTAAGGCCCAGGTTTACGTCCTGAGCAAAGAAGAAGGTGGCCGTCATACAGCGTTCTTCAACGGTTACCGTCCCCAGTTCTACTTCCGGACAACTGACGTTACTGGCGTTATCAAGCTGGAAGAGGGCGTGGAAATGGTCATGCCTGGCGACAACGTCAACCTGGAAATCGAACTGATCACTCCGATCGGTGTCGAAGAAGGTCTGCGTTTCGCTATCCGCGAAGGTGGCCGCACCGTAGGTGCCGGTGCCGTAACAGCTCTTATCTAA
- the sigH gene encoding RNA polymerase sporulation sigma factor SigH — protein MTATVQHDSFDWDMLSDEEIALAACAGNRHATEFLINKYKNFVRAKARSYFLIGADREDIIQEGMIGLYKSIRDFRGDKLSSFKAFAELCVTRQIITAIKTATRQKHIPLNSYVSLNKPIFDEDSDRTLMDVISGVKITDPEELMINREEYSDIEKKMSEILSGLERKVLMLYLEGKSYQEIAAELQRHVKSIDNALQRVKRKLERYLEIRDI, from the coding sequence GTGACAGCAACTGTCCAACATGACAGTTTTGACTGGGACATGCTCAGTGATGAAGAAATTGCTTTGGCCGCCTGTGCAGGCAATCGCCATGCCACTGAATTTTTAATTAACAAATATAAAAATTTTGTGCGCGCCAAGGCCCGGTCCTACTTTTTGATCGGCGCCGACAGGGAAGACATTATTCAGGAAGGCATGATCGGCCTCTATAAGTCAATCCGGGATTTTCGGGGGGACAAGCTCTCATCATTTAAAGCATTTGCCGAGCTTTGCGTGACCAGGCAGATTATCACGGCAATAAAAACTGCCACCAGGCAAAAGCACATCCCGCTTAATTCGTATGTATCACTGAATAAGCCCATCTTCGATGAGGATTCTGACCGCACTTTAATGGATGTGATCTCGGGAGTGAAGATCACCGATCCGGAAGAATTAATGATAAACCGGGAAGAATATAGTGACATAGAAAAGAAAATGAGTGAAATCCTCAGTGGTCTCGAGCGCAAGGTATTGATGCTCTATCTGGAAGGGAAGTCTTATCAGGAGATAGCCGCCGAATTGCAGCGCCATGTAAAATCAATTGATAATGCACTCCAACGAGTGAAGCGGAAATTGGAGCGATATCTGGAAATTCGCGACATTTAA
- a CDS encoding NYN domain-containing protein, translated as MNYLIVDGYNVIGSWPELKALQKTALAEARDRLVEMLLEYRAYTGEHVVVVFDAYRSKGAGSQESWPGLDVYYTEYGQTADSLIEKLTAGLTDRNQVAVVTSDWAQQQIVMGKGARRWSSREFYLEYKRVSAVISQSARNTQTDQQTTRLETRLKNEALKDLKRFTIKGSSPGKP; from the coding sequence ATGAACTACCTGATTGTTGACGGCTATAACGTAATTGGCAGTTGGCCGGAGCTGAAAGCGCTTCAAAAAACTGCTTTAGCCGAGGCCCGGGATCGTCTGGTGGAGATGCTGCTGGAATACCGGGCTTATACCGGTGAACATGTGGTTGTCGTGTTCGATGCCTACCGCAGCAAGGGCGCCGGCAGTCAGGAGTCCTGGCCGGGCTTAGATGTCTATTACACCGAATATGGACAGACCGCCGACTCCTTAATCGAAAAACTAACCGCCGGTCTTACCGACCGCAATCAGGTTGCTGTTGTCACTTCTGACTGGGCTCAGCAGCAGATTGTCATGGGCAAGGGCGCCCGGCGCTGGTCCAGCCGGGAGTTTTATCTGGAATATAAACGTGTTTCCGCGGTGATTTCCCAATCTGCCCGCAATACTCAAACTGACCAGCAAACTACGCGTCTGGAGACACGCCTGAAAAATGAAGCCTTAAAAGATTTGAAAAGATTTACCATAAAAGGCTCTAGTCCCGGCAAACCTTGA
- the rlmB gene encoding 23S rRNA (guanosine(2251)-2'-O)-methyltransferase RlmB, with amino-acid sequence MSELIGGRNNVLAALKGRRTILKVLVAKNVRGNLQTLLNAARERGCPVQFVPREKLDEAAGEVNHQGVLAFTSAWEYVDLDHVLGEMDMSKNPVLLMLANVEDPHNFGSLLRSSDCAGVSCVIIPKRRSAQLNETVAKVSMGAVESVPVARVTNLAQALEYLKEKGFWIAAADMDGERYTDIKWDFPVVLVLGGEGTGVPRLLRQKSDYVASIPVLGTVESLNVSVAGAIMLYEIVRQRGLG; translated from the coding sequence ATGAGTGAGCTTATCGGCGGACGCAATAATGTCTTAGCTGCTCTCAAGGGGCGGCGCACAATCTTGAAGGTTTTGGTAGCAAAAAACGTGCGTGGCAATCTGCAGACGCTGCTCAACGCCGCTCGCGAGCGTGGATGCCCGGTTCAGTTTGTTCCCCGGGAAAAACTTGATGAGGCCGCCGGCGAGGTAAACCACCAGGGTGTGCTTGCCTTTACCTCGGCATGGGAATATGTAGATCTAGACCATGTTCTTGGCGAAATGGATATGAGCAAAAATCCCGTGCTATTGATGTTGGCCAATGTCGAGGATCCGCATAATTTCGGATCCCTCTTGCGTTCATCTGATTGCGCCGGTGTCTCCTGCGTGATAATCCCCAAGCGGCGCAGCGCCCAGCTCAACGAAACTGTGGCCAAAGTGTCAATGGGAGCTGTGGAATCGGTGCCTGTGGCCCGGGTGACAAACCTGGCGCAAGCGTTAGAATATCTCAAAGAAAAAGGTTTTTGGATTGCAGCTGCGGACATGGATGGGGAGCGATATACGGATATCAAGTGGGACTTTCCAGTGGTTCTGGTCCTCGGCGGCGAGGGAACGGGAGTCCCCAGGCTGCTCAGGCAGAAAAGCGACTATGTGGCGAGCATTCCGGTCCTGGGGACCGTCGAATCATTAAATGTTTCAGTTGCGGGCGCAATTATGCTCTACGAGATCGTCCGCCAGCGTGGCCTAGGATGA
- a CDS encoding FAD-dependent thymidylate synthase: protein MKVSLLSWTPNPEQQVAAAARLCYSDAGIEALREQMRAGKAEKLVNKLLSMGHMSPLEHVSFTFGIEGVSRALSHQLVRHRIASYSQKSQRYVAEAGFEYVVPPGIQANSEAASRYQKVMREIDRAYSELAALVDKEDARYVLPNACHTSLVVTMNCRSLHNFFEQRCCQRAQWEIRRLAWKMLSLVREQAPILFANAGARCDIDGTCNEGAMSCGRWQRMQKNE from the coding sequence GTGAAGGTTAGTTTGCTGAGCTGGACGCCTAATCCTGAACAACAAGTGGCGGCAGCCGCCCGTCTGTGTTATTCAGATGCCGGCATCGAAGCTTTGCGGGAGCAAATGCGCGCCGGCAAAGCGGAGAAGCTGGTGAATAAATTGTTGTCCATGGGACACATGTCGCCTCTGGAACATGTTTCCTTTACCTTTGGCATCGAGGGAGTCAGCAGGGCCCTGTCCCATCAGTTGGTCCGCCATCGCATCGCCAGCTACTCGCAGAAATCCCAGCGTTATGTTGCCGAGGCGGGATTTGAGTATGTGGTGCCGCCAGGGATACAGGCCAATTCAGAAGCCGCCAGCCGGTATCAAAAGGTTATGCGGGAAATTGATCGGGCATACAGCGAGCTGGCCGCGCTGGTTGACAAAGAGGACGCGCGTTATGTCCTGCCCAATGCCTGTCACACAAGTCTTGTGGTGACCATGAACTGCCGAAGTTTGCACAATTTTTTCGAGCAGCGGTGCTGTCAGCGTGCCCAGTGGGAAATCCGCCGTCTGGCCTGGAAGATGCTGAGTTTGGTTCGGGAGCAGGCGCCGATTCTCTTTGCTAATGCCGGCGCTCGCTGCGATATCGACGGCACATGCAATGAAGGCGCCATGTCTTGCGGGCGCTGGCAGAGGATGCAGAAAAATGAGTGA